The Streptomyces rubrogriseus genomic sequence GCATGTACGTCGGCGACGGCTCCATGGTGCACGCCCCGCGTCCGGGGCGCTCGATCACCGTCGCGGGCGCGGGCTCGATGCCGATCCTCGGCGTGGTCCGCCCGGACACGGCCCCGGAGCAGGCGTCCACCCCCAAGGAGTGACGCGGGCCACGCGACCGGCGCCGGGCGCGTGAGACGGGCCACGTGACCCAGTCCACGCACGGCGCCCGCCCCCGCGTGACCTTCGTCATCCCCGCCCCCGGGTCGACGTGTCCAACTGCGGGGGAAAACGCGGCATATGACAGTGGCCCTCGGCCGCCCGACGTGTTCTGGACCATTCCGCAGCGGTGCGGTCACCCGCTATGGTCCCCGTCGGTGGGTCGAGGTCCCTCGCCCCGCCATGCCCTCGGGGGGAGGGAAGGAAACCAAGACGATGCCCGTACCCGTACCGCGGCAGAGGGCGATCCCGGCCGTGGAGTGTGGTCAGGCGCCCGCCGCGTCCCCGGACAGCGGCCCTTCCAAGGAACAGGCCCCGCCCGGGACGCCCCAGGCCGAGAACGCCGCCACCCGGCGAGAGAAAACCCCAGAGAACCCCACGGAGAAGCGCGAGAAGCCCACGGACACCAGCACGGAGACCAGCACCGGCACGAGCACCAGCTCCGGCACGAGCACCGGCACCGGCACCGGCACCGGCACCGACCGGACGCCGACGCCCGGCGTCCGGGCCGAGAGCGCGGCTCCCACGAACCTGACGGTGCTGCTGATCGAGGACGATCCGGCCGGCTCGCCGATCGTGCCGGACCTGCTCGACCAGTCCGGCAAGCCGATCCGCGTCCGCACCGCGCGCAACCTCACCGAGGCCGGGCGGCTGCTGACCGACGACGTCCACTGCATCCTGCTGGACCTCGCCCTGTCCTCCCCCGCCCCGGCCCGCACGAACGCCGACGCCGGTGGCAACGGCAGCGGCGGCGACGCGGAGGACGACGACGAGCTGGCGGTGCTCCGGCAGGTCCTGGAGCTGGCGCCCCGGCACGCCGTGCTCGCCCTCACCTCCTCCAGCGACGCCGAGCGCGGCGCCGAGGCGGTGGCGGTCGGCGCGCAGGACTACCTGTTCCGCGACGAGCTGGACGGCCGCCTGCTGAGCCGGGCGATCCGCTACGCCGTCGAGCGCAAGCGGTCCGACTCGGCGGAGCGGCGGCTGGCCGAGGGCAGGGTGCGGGCGCAGGAGAACCGCCGCCTGGAGCGCGGCCTGCTGCCGACCCCGCTGCTGGCGGGCTCCCCGCTGCGCTTCGCCGCCCGCTACCGCCCGGGCCGCTCGCGCGCGCTGCTGGGCGGCGACTTCTACGACGTCGTGCGCACCCCGGACGGCACCGTGCACGCCATGATCGGCGATGTCTGCGGGCACGGCCCGGACGAGGCGGCGCTCGGCGTGGAGCTGCGGATCGCCTGGCGGGCGCTGACGCTGGCGGGGCTGTGCGGCGACGAGCTGCTCGGCACGCTCCAGCAGGTGCTGGAGCACGAACGCTCGGACGACGAGATCTTCGCGACGCTGTGCGCCGTGGACATCTCCCCGGACGGCCGCCGCGCGGGCCTGTGCCTGGCCGGGCACCCGTCCCCGCTGCTCAGCCGCCCGGGCATGCCCGCACGGCTGCTGCCCTACGACAACAACGGCCCGGCGCTGGGGCTGCTGCCGGGCGCCCGCTGGCCGCGGACGCAGGTGGAGCTGGGCGCCGAGTGGAGCCTGATGCTGTACACCGACGGCCTGATCGAGGGCCACGTCGGCGGGGGCCGGGAGCGGCTCGGCCAGGACGGCATGGTGGAGCTGGTCCGCCGCCAGCGCGCCGAGGGTCTGACCGGTGAGGAGCTGCTGCGGGCGACCGTCAACGAGGTCCGCGAACTCAACGGCGGCGAGCTGGCCGACGACCTGGCCGTGGTCCTGCTGGACCGGACGGCCTGAGCCGCCCGGTCCCGGTGACCCGGCGCGGGGGCTGCCCGTCGTACGGGGTCAGCGTCCGCCGTTGTACGGGCCGTACGGGCCGTCGCTGCTGGAGCCGCGGCGGCTGCTGCGGCCGCCGCCGGACAGACCGCGCAGCGCGGGCCGTACGTCGACCATGTACACGATCGTCGCGATGAGACCGATGATCGGCAGGAACGACAGGATGTTGAAGATCAGGTTCACCACGAAGGCGAGCCCGAGGATGATCAGCCAGAAGGGCTTGGTCTTCTTGTCGGCCGCGCGGTAGGCGTCCTCGCGGCGCGTGGCGGCGTCGATCAAAGCGAAGCCGCTGAAAAGGATCAGGGCGATGCTCAGCAGCCACATGAAGCCTGCGAACCCCTGCATCAGCACAACGTCCACCACCAGAATCGGATCGTCATTACGCGGTCACCGTACCCGCAGAACGAGCCGGACACCCCAAGGGTGCCCGGCCCGCTCTCCGCTCCTCGCGCCCTGCCCTACTTGGCGGGCGGCGTCGTCTTCCTGGCGGTGGTGTTCTTCTTGGCCGGGGCCTTGCGCGGGGCGGGCGTCTTCTTCGCCGCCGCGGACTTGTCCTCGGTGACCCGGACCGGCTCGGACTTGGCCGTCGCCGGCTTGGGCGTCGCGGGCCTGGCCGGGGCGGGCTTGGCCGGCTCGACGGCGACCGCGAGGTCCTCCACGTCCTCGGCGAGGTCCTCGATGCCGTCGGCGGCCTGGCCGCGCCAGGTGCGCACCGCGTGCTCGCCGCGCTCGGCGACCTTCTCGTAGGTCTCCCGGGCCTTGACGGCGTACTCGGCGGCGACACCGACGGAGCGCAGCGCGAGGTCCTGGGCGGTCTCGCCGAGCTTCTTGAAGTCGGCGTCGAGGTTGCCGAACAGCTCGTTGGCCTTGGCCTGGAGGCTGCCCTGGGTCTCCTTGACGCGGGCCGTCGCCTTCTCCTGGACGGCCTTCGGGTCGGTGTTGCGTACGGCGTCGATCCGCGCCGGGGCCTCCGCGCGCAGCTGCTCCACCAGCACCGGCACCTTCTTGGCCTGCTGGAAGGCGAGGTCGGCGGTGCCCGCGGCGAAGTAGAGCGGGGTGGGGTCGCTGAAGGTCTTGCGCAGGTCGTCGGTGATGGCCATGGTGATGGTCCTCCGGAATTGCTTACGAGTGAGGGTTTTGTGTCGTTGCAGCCCCGTCGACGGCGATGTCGGCGTCGGCGCCCGGCTCCGCGTCGGTCCCGAACCCGTTCTCCTTGCGGAAGGACTCGTAGACCTGGAGCAGCACCTGTTTCTGGCGCTCGTTCAGCGAGGGGTCGGCGAGGATGACCGCACGCGTCTCCACGTCCTCCCGGTCCCGCTCCGCGTCGAGGATCCCCGCGCGGACGTACAGCGTCTCGGCGGAGATCCGCAGCGCCTTGGCGACCTGCTGGAGCACCTCCGCGCTCGGCTTGCGCAGCCCGCGCTCGATCTGGCTCAGGTACGGGTTGGACACGCCCGCGGCGTCGGCGAGCTGCCGGAGCGACAGCTGCGCGTTGCGCCGCTGCTCGCGCAGGTACTCACCGAGATTGCCGACGTTGAGCGATGCCATGCGTCCAGCATGCGCCACCGCGCTAACTATTGCAAGCATCTGCTTGCAATAGTGTGTCGCCGCCTCCGGACCCCGGCCCCCGGCTCCTCCCGGCTCCCCCGGCTCCGTACCCACTTTTTTGTGCGTACTGGGCAACGCGTCGCGGCCGTCCGAAACTGAGACGGCAGGCGGGCGTCAGGAAGGCGCGCGGACGGCGGGCTCCGGTGCCGCCAGCCGGTCCAGGCGGCGGTGGCCCCAGTCGGAGAGGGGGGAAAGGGCCTCGGCGAGATCGCGGCCGAACGGGGTCAGGGAGTACTCGGTCCGCAGCGGCAGCACGTCGTACACCCGTCGGTCCACCAGGTCGTCCGCCTCCATCTCGCGCAGCGCCTGCGTCAGCACCTTCTCGGTGAGGCCCGGCGCCCTCCGGCGCAGCTCGGCCGGGCGGTGCGGGCCGGACTCCAGCAGCCACAGCAGCGTGGTCTTCCACTTGCCCTCGATCACGGCGATCGCGGCGGTCACTCCGCAGACGTTCGGATCGTGGCGCCGGTGTGCCATGAGGTGCCCCCATTCATCAGCAATTGTTCTTCACGTTACGGGAGTTGAAGCATGTCCGCACCCACCGGGCGGCCCTCCGCCGTCACCGCCACCGCCACCGCCGTCACCGTCGTCGGCCTGGGTCCGATGGGCCGTGCGCTGGCCGCCGCGTTCGTGGCCGCGGGGGTGGCCACCACCGTCTGGAACCGCACGCCGGGGCGGGACGCCGAGCTGGTCGCGGCGGGCGCGGTCGCCGCCGCGTCGGCCGAGGAGGCGGTCGCCGCCTCGCCGCTGACGGTCGTCTGCGTGGTGAACTACGACGCCTCGGACGCCGTGCTGCGCCAGGAGGCCGTCACCGCCGCGCTCAAGGGCCGGACGGTCGTGAACCTGAGCGCCGACACCCCCGGGCGCGCCCGGGACACGGCCGAGTGGGCCGCCCGGCACGGCGTCCGCTACCTGGACGGCGCGATCATGACCCCCGCCCCGACCATCGGCACGGACGACGGCGTGTTCCTGCACAGCGGCCCCGAGGAGCTGTACGAGGAGCACCGGCCGGTGCTGGCGGCGCTCGGCGGCACCCACACCCACCTGGGCGAGGACCCCGGGCGGGCGGCGGCCTACGACATCGCGCTGCTCGACGTCTTCTGGACGGCGATGGCGGGTTACGCGCACGCCCTCGCGGTGGCCCGGGCGGAGGGCGTCACCGGCGCGGAACTCGCGCCGTTCGCGCACGGCATCGCCGCGATCCTGCCGCCGCTGTTCACGGAGTTCGCCGCCGACACGGACGCCGGGACGTACTCGGGCGCGATCAACCCGGTCACCTCGGCCGTCTCGACCATGGCGCACGTCGTCCACGCCGCCGAGGCGCACGGCATCGACGCGAGCCTGATGCGGGTGATCGAGGGACAGGCCCGCCGGGTCGTCGCCCGGGGGCACGGCTCCGACGGCTACACCCGGGTCGCGGAGGTGATCACCGGGCGCTGACCCGGGCGGGGGAGCGAGCACGTCAGAACGGCAGGGGCCGCGCGTGGACCACGTCCAGCCGCGACACCGCGCGGGTGAGCACCACGTACAGCCGGTGCAGGCCCCGCCCGCCGGGGCCCTCCGCCGCCGCGATCGCCGCCGGTTCGACGGCGACGACGTGGTCGTACTCCAGGCCCTTGACCACGCTCGCCGGCACGACGGCCACCCGGGAGCAGAGCGCCTCGGGTCCGGCCGCCGCGATGCCGGCCGCGTCGAGGGCGGCCCGCAGTCCCGGCACGTCCGGGTCGGCGGCGACGACGCCCACCGAGCCCTCCCGGGTGAGCGCGTGCCGTACGGCGTCCACGACCGCCTCCGGCACGGCGCCGGGGACGGCCTGGCGCAGCGTCAACTCGCCGTCGCCGCGCAGCGAGCGGGCCGGCGGCACGTCCACGCCGAGCCGTGCGAGCAGCCGATTGGCGAGGCCCACCACCTCCTGCGGCACCCGGAATCCGGTGGTCAGCGGCACCACGGCCGCGTCCGGGCGGCCCAGGTGGGCGAGGACGGTCCGCCAGGAGCGCGCGGCCCACGGCGTGGTCCCCTGGGCGAGGTCGCCGAGGACGGTGAGCGAACCGAAGGCCGACCTGCGGGCGATGGCCCGGCACTCCATCGGGGACAGGTCCTGGGCCTCGTCGACGACGATGTGGCCGTAGCCCTCGGGGTGTCCGAGGAGTCCGGCGACCTCGTCGAGGAGGAGCAGATCGGCGGCGGACCAGCGCGCCGACCGCCACGACCGCGGTGCCCGCCCCGTCCACCGCAGGGCCCGCTGCTCCTCCTGGTCCAGCAGTCCGGCGGCGGCGCGGGCCAGCACTCCGGGGTCGCCGAGCAGCGGCGCGACGACCTCTTCGGGGCGCACCCGGGGCCATGCGGCGTCGAGGGCCGCGCCGACCGGCCGGCACCGTTCGACGCGGCGCAGCCAGGCATTGCTCTGCGGCCCGGCGCGCCGCTCGGCCCGCTCCTGGACGTACCGCACGATCCGGGCCCTGACCCGCTCGCGCCCGACGTCGTACGGCGGCTCCTCCTCCCGGACCTCCGCGACGATGCGGGCCAGCGCCTCGGCCGGGACCCGCCAGCGGTAGGCGCCGTCCGGCACGGCGAGGTCTCCGGCGGCGCCCGGGTCCACGCGCGCGTAGAGGGCGCGGCGCAGCACCTCGGCGGTCCGGGCGTCGTGCTTGAGGGCGGCGGCCGGTGCGTCGTCGGTGCGGGTGACCGGGTGCCGGGCGATCTCCCGGTCCAGCGTGGACTGCCGTACGCCGCTCTCGCCGAGGGCGGGGAGCACCTCGGCGATGTAGGAGAGGAAGGTCGGGTTCGGGCCGAGGATCAGCAGGCCGCCCCGCCTGATGCGCTGCGGGTGGGTGTAGAGGAGGTACGCGGCCCGGTGCAGGCCGACGGCGGTCTTGCCGGTGCCCGGGGCGCCCTGGACGCAGACGGTGCTGCCGAGAGCGGCGCGGACCAGGTCGTCCTGCTCGG encodes the following:
- a CDS encoding PP2C family protein-serine/threonine phosphatase; translated protein: MPVPVPRQRAIPAVECGQAPAASPDSGPSKEQAPPGTPQAENAATRREKTPENPTEKREKPTDTSTETSTGTSTSSGTSTGTGTGTGTDRTPTPGVRAESAAPTNLTVLLIEDDPAGSPIVPDLLDQSGKPIRVRTARNLTEAGRLLTDDVHCILLDLALSSPAPARTNADAGGNGSGGDAEDDDELAVLRQVLELAPRHAVLALTSSSDAERGAEAVAVGAQDYLFRDELDGRLLSRAIRYAVERKRSDSAERRLAEGRVRAQENRRLERGLLPTPLLAGSPLRFAARYRPGRSRALLGGDFYDVVRTPDGTVHAMIGDVCGHGPDEAALGVELRIAWRALTLAGLCGDELLGTLQQVLEHERSDDEIFATLCAVDISPDGRRAGLCLAGHPSPLLSRPGMPARLLPYDNNGPALGLLPGARWPRTQVELGAEWSLMLYTDGLIEGHVGGGRERLGQDGMVELVRRQRAEGLTGEELLRATVNEVRELNGGELADDLAVVLLDRTA
- a CDS encoding DUF2516 family protein, with the protein product MQGFAGFMWLLSIALILFSGFALIDAATRREDAYRAADKKTKPFWLIILGLAFVVNLIFNILSFLPIIGLIATIVYMVDVRPALRGLSGGGRSSRRGSSSDGPYGPYNGGR
- a CDS encoding helix-turn-helix domain-containing protein; this encodes MASLNVGNLGEYLREQRRNAQLSLRQLADAAGVSNPYLSQIERGLRKPSAEVLQQVAKALRISAETLYVRAGILDAERDREDVETRAVILADPSLNERQKQVLLQVYESFRKENGFGTDAEPGADADIAVDGAATTQNPHS
- a CDS encoding winged helix-turn-helix transcriptional regulator, giving the protein MAHRRHDPNVCGVTAAIAVIEGKWKTTLLWLLESGPHRPAELRRRAPGLTEKVLTQALREMEADDLVDRRVYDVLPLRTEYSLTPFGRDLAEALSPLSDWGHRRLDRLAAPEPAVRAPS
- a CDS encoding NAD(P)-dependent oxidoreductase, translating into MSAPTGRPSAVTATATAVTVVGLGPMGRALAAAFVAAGVATTVWNRTPGRDAELVAAGAVAAASAEEAVAASPLTVVCVVNYDASDAVLRQEAVTAALKGRTVVNLSADTPGRARDTAEWAARHGVRYLDGAIMTPAPTIGTDDGVFLHSGPEELYEEHRPVLAALGGTHTHLGEDPGRAAAYDIALLDVFWTAMAGYAHALAVARAEGVTGAELAPFAHGIAAILPPLFTEFAADTDAGTYSGAINPVTSAVSTMAHVVHAAEAHGIDASLMRVIEGQARRVVARGHGSDGYTRVAEVITGR
- a CDS encoding HelD family protein, with the protein product MTSTEPALQRALDRERAHHEHCRTVLAAMVEGAQEHVVTGEDVSASGADAEVLGYRLRSRAKEMRELPPGPLFFGRLDFAEGEETGRALHIGRLRITEHPAAPPLVVDWRAPVSRAFYQATAGDPRGVAVRRRFGWAPGSRGDAADLTGMEDEHLGRGESRASAIVAREIERPRVGPMRDIAATIQPEQDDLVRAALGSTVCVQGAPGTGKTAVGLHRAAYLLYTHPQRIRRGGLLILGPNPTFLSYIAEVLPALGESGVRQSTLDREIARHPVTRTDDAPAAALKHDARTAEVLRRALYARVDPGAAGDLAVPDGAYRWRVPAEALARIVAEVREEEPPYDVGRERVRARIVRYVQERAERRAGPQSNAWLRRVERCRPVGAALDAAWPRVRPEEVVAPLLGDPGVLARAAAGLLDQEEQRALRWTGRAPRSWRSARWSAADLLLLDEVAGLLGHPEGYGHIVVDEAQDLSPMECRAIARRSAFGSLTVLGDLAQGTTPWAARSWRTVLAHLGRPDAAVVPLTTGFRVPQEVVGLANRLLARLGVDVPPARSLRGDGELTLRQAVPGAVPEAVVDAVRHALTREGSVGVVAADPDVPGLRAALDAAGIAAAGPEALCSRVAVVPASVVKGLEYDHVVAVEPAAIAAAEGPGGRGLHRLYVVLTRAVSRLDVVHARPLPF